Part of the Lycium ferocissimum isolate CSIRO_LF1 chromosome 6, AGI_CSIRO_Lferr_CH_V1, whole genome shotgun sequence genome, GGTCCCCCACCCTTCCATACTCCTTTgaatatgttttcctttttttgggttaaaatgaagaaaaaatactCCGTTCGTCTCGATTTATGTGAAGGTATTTGATTGTACACAAATTTTAACAATGAAAAGACTTTTAGAACTTttgatctaaaacaagtcataaatatttgtgtagCTATAAAGCATGACGTTAGGGTAAAGTGAGAAGTTCAAAGTCATcatttactaaatatagaaaaatatcattttttatttttatttttgtccaaTAAAATCTTAACGTTGACtaacattttgaaaattaatcAAAGCTTATTTTATCATGAACCCTTATATCTCTCCAATCATTGAAAAGTAGACTTGTTCAAATACAATGGacaaaattggggtttttatGTGCTTTATATGCTGGATTCAAATAAAAACTTTCTGGcccccaaaaaatttcaaaatttcaaacttaacaGCAAATTTTGTACTGTTCCATTGCCCAATGAGTTAATCCCCatgcacttttgtccctatttcaGTAGTATCTTTGCCCTTTATTGGGATAATCCCTGTGCACTACTTTCTgatatctaaattttatttaaatttctaTGAGGATATAATATAGTGGAATCTTTGCTCTATTATTAATATATGGGACAAGAATCATTAGACCTTGGAAGTTGCCATCCATTATAGAGTTGAAAAGAATTTAGATTTTGTTACTGTATCAGAGTCAATTTGTGCACATCTCAACCGATTTTATTGGGATATGTGCGATCTTTCACCAAAATAACTCTACCAAAGCTTGGATAGATGAGACGAAATCACAAGGATGGAATAGATAAAGATATCCCGTGAGATTAACTATCCCACCTTCTATATGAGATAACTAATCCCACCATTTTAGTATAAAATGGTTCCCACGACTAATTGATACCCATAACCAAACAcaggataaaataatcccgcATTTTATTCCGTGATTGTTATCCTTTATTCCACCAACCAAACAATCCAGTGTGTTGCCACCATTGAGATTTTAAACCTGAGATCTCGTGAATCTCTTCCACTTCATTGACAGTTAGGGCACACCCTTCATAATGGATTCAAGGGTATAACAATCTCGGAATAAAACAACCAAATCATCAAGATGACTATCCTCCACATAAGAACTGAAAGACAAGTGCACACTAGGAAAATGGACTTCGTAAGAGCacttaaaaaatgaataaagaatCAGTCCATTAGTTAAAAGTTGAACTCTTTCATGCACATAGAGACACTTCTTGGCCTTTTGGGTAATTAAGATTACGGTTAAACCTCCCAATGACCGTctttctctataacaacattacACTGTAACGGCAAGTTTTCTTTAGAatcaatttttcatgttatgttatactatatgttctctataacagcatttccTACGGCAGCAAAAAAATAGTCGAACAGATGGAGCCGTTATAGAGGTTCGACTGTACTTTAGTAAATTAGAAGTTGAAATGATTCAGATTAGTCATTTAGTATCCTCCACAAAGCTATAATTTAGAGATTTCTGTTGCTCTGGGCTAGTAGGTAGAAAAGAAAATCCCATTATCAGGATCAATAACTCCATAATATCTATGAACAACTACAGCAACATCATCTATGTCAAAAATAGAAGTTTTCTGTTCTTCTGTTTTCTCATCTTCATCAATTTATTGTGTTGTCACAGTGAACAATCACCTTCTATGTTTCTCTTTTTGGAGAGATTGACTGTAAAACCACCTAATGGTTGAGCAGAACCGAAATGATGTTGCGAGATCATTGCAGGATATTTCGTGGTTTTGAATCTCCTCACAATATGGTGCATCTGTTCAGGCCAACAGATGTGAAAAGCTTTCTCAATTGGGCAAAAATACCTGAGCGAGGTGGAGGCGCTGTGGTCTGATGAGTTCTCTCTTCATGGTCGTCTAAATTGTCGAGATCATCCTTATCAAGTTTTTCACCTGTAACCTCGTCATCCCCTCTGTCATTAGTCCCGACTTCAGAGATCTCACCAGGTCTTTTGTCAAACAGTCCCTTAAATTGCCTACGAACCTTCCTCTCAACATCCTGCTCGTCCGAATAATTGGAAATTAGTGTCGGAAAACTTAAATGGATAAAAAGTTTATGCACAGAACAACTACTAACCTGTTCCTCCTTTTTCAGTTTCAAAAGAGCTGCCTTTGCACTTGCCTCAGATGACTTGTCGATGCTCATCATCTACAAGCATTGCACGTGAAACTTAGAATAATATTTCAGCACCTAATATTAGTATAAATTTTACTCTATCGTAAAATAAGGCAGGATTCCTGGGTCAGGTTATGACGCGTTGTTTCTCACAAAATGATAGTGGATGCATGGAAAGACCTAGAGCATTTTAAAGTTTGAGGGACTATCAAATTCAAGGAACAATACAGACAACATGGCGACTTCCTTGTTTGTAAAATTCCAAATACCCGAGTACTTTTTTCCCTAATAGCCTAAATACAAGAAGAAACTACCTTATTAAAATCAGCTCTTGCTTCTTCAAAATCTCCAGAAGCCATATAGGCCATCCCACGTCGATAGAGAGCTTTCACATGAACGGGATTTGCATCTAACACCTACACAATACCATCAGAAACAAGTCTAACTGGAttcggaaaagaaaaagaaaacttcGAGGGACACCTTATTGCACGCCTCAATTGACTTCTTATGCTCTCCCAATTTCAGTAAGCAGGCAGCAACATTGAGATGCAACAAATTCTGTGTACATTCAcaatggaaaggaaaaaaaaaaaaagcctttaGGATGTCGAAAATTGACAGAAAAGAAATATAACTAATCATTTAGATTGTAATGAAAGCAAACTTTTCCTcttttcggaaaaaaaataatataatctgTTCTGTAAACAAAATTACCCTGGTGTTTGCAAATTCCTTTCCCTCCTCGTCATCTTGGGGATGAACATGATTAAACTCCCGGAGCACCTGTAAGAAAAATACGAGTTTAAAATTCATCCCTAAAGTTTAGAATTCCTCATCGGTCCAAATAGAGACGCCGCATAAAATGGAAAATCTAACTTTATGGAACCCTGGTTTCTCATAAATGTGTAGTTTGAAGATTCAATAGCTAGCAACATCTTCAATTTTGAACGGATATTTATAGAAAGCAAattccaaggttcttgattgcTTTGAAATAGAGATCAGAAAGCAATGTAACGGAGGGGCAATCAATCAAAAGTATTAAACAGGTAAACCTTAAGTACTAAAACtctgacaacaacaacaacaacataccagtatagtcccacaagtggggtctaagGAGGGTGGGGTGTACGAGACCTCACCCCTATTTTTGTGggatagagaggctgtttcagATGGACCATCGGCAAGTATTAAAACTCTGACGATTATAATTAATAACAAAACAAATGACTTAAGAAACTTATTTGGCAGCAAGGATCATGGTGCAGGGAAATTAGATCATGATGCTAACAGTAGACAAAAGTTAGTCACATTATTAAGTCAATCCTTTAAGTGACAACAAAATGTAATAGAGCTCCGATCTCAGCTAGTGAGAAAGAACAATCAATTTGAGCAGCGATCCCAATTGAAGTTAATccaaaagttggagaaaaaaacATCAGAACTTCCGGTCaagcgagagagagagagagagagataagacAAGAGAAGCCAGCACTTGCCTTGTCATACTTTGCTTTGGCAAGTTCAAATTTCCCTTCCTTGAAAAGCCTGTTACCCTGAAAAGGAACATGTTGCAGCGAATAACTTCCCTTAAAATGAATACATACGGATTACAAGTTAACAATTGAGACACTAAACCTAGTCCCAAGCATCCATATTAATGATAGGACAAAGCACCTGATTATTCAACGGGTTCGTATACCAATCATACTCCAAGCTATAGACATATATCCACCGTAGAAACTCAATAATCATTTAAAAAGTAGCAGACTATCTGTATTGCTCAAAGTTTCTGCACACATTCATTTTATACATACCGTGCCTTTGATCTTTTCTACATCGTCCATTATTTCTCTGAAACTGAAACCAGTCCAGTCCTGTAATTTGCATGGAGAGCACAAGAATTCAGTCCGGTgaactagaaaaatcaagaacacgACAATCTTCACCAGTGCAGCAAATTTTTTATTGGTAACTTTACCTTCGGTGTGTTAAAGTCAAGAAGCTCGATCTCCCATTGCACATAAGCACCTTCAGGAACATTAGCTGGCCTGAGtcaatgaaaatgaattgtaaAATGCTACTATCAGTGGAAAGTTCTCATCAGAAAAGACGTGCTTATGATGAACAGATGGCATCCGGAAGCACCAAGAAAAGGCAAAAGTACAAGCCCAAGGTTTCTACCTCCTAACCTTTCAAATTTGTCATAGGCATAATCAGGTGGGCATGTTACAAGAGATACCTCACCAGGCAACATCAAACGAACGGACATTTCAAACCCTTGAGGAACCTGATGTAGAGAATGGAGAACTCAAAATCATACAAACTGAAAGAGTTAAAACCAAAAGAATGTTTAACTACATTGAATAGTCCTTTAAGTATGTACTGAACGGTTTTTGTgctttaagtttgccaaaagtttAATACTTTTAGTCTCCATCACATTGTTACCGAACTCTGTCGGTTAGATTTGACGAACTatgccacaaaaaaaaaaaaaaaaaaaaaaaaagagaggaaattagcgtgaactcacatttagaggtacaACTTTTGTAGTTTCTGCTGTTTTTGATTAATTTCTCGAGTCTGGTGCAACTTTTTGAGGTATAATTTCTGTTACTTTTGTATCTTTTTAGTGTCTAGTGCAGTTTTTTGTGTTGCATATTTTAGTATTTGATGGGACTTTCTTGGTATTTGTGCTTCAATATTTTTTCCCACTGTTTCCATCAAATCTATCAGACAGAGTTTGGTAAATATTTGACGGAGACTAGAAGTTTTagcttttgacaaacttaaaggaccaaaactattaagtgcatacttaaagGATTATTTTGAACCAACTCTCAAATATAAGGGacaatttttgtcattttctctccATATAAGCAAGCCATATTTACAATGGTGAAATAAAAGTTAAACAAAAACAAGGAATAGATCACTTTATGAAGTCAAGTGACTTACAAGTCCTTCTCCAGAGCTGAACTCTAAAGGCTGACCATTGTTGTCGATTTTTGTATCACAGAACACCGTCTTTTCTTCATTAAGAAGAAAACCTTTGTAGTGTACGCGCAGTAGACTGTCTTGCAGAGGGCAATCCATAGGAAATTCACCTAATCATTTCATAGAAGTGAGAAAGCTTTTCAGTTAATATTAACCTTATCGTAGATAAGCTTCAACTATATGactaaaaacacaaaaagaacAAACAACATAAAGGTTTACACAGCATTGAAATGACAAGAACATCTAAAACCTCCATCAAATAGGTAACATCTTAAATACAAGAGTGAAGAAAGCTTATCAAGCCGGTGCAATAGAATATACCAAACTGTCGCCTTCATACAGAAACCAAGCAAAACAATTATCATTTCTAGCCAAGAATGCAGCTAATACTATAACATAGTCCAATATAAAAATGGCCTTGGTGCCTAATTAAGAACATtaccattattattgtttaaGAGATTTAACCAATTTGTGGTTATGCCAAATTCAATTGTATTTACCCTAAAGGGAGCAAATAACCAAACCAGATTAAGTAAAATAAATGGGTTATAGCTTTCTTAAAATAGTTCAGGATGACAATCATAAATACTGCAGTTTAATACTTGAGAACAATAacaaagaattcatgaaaaagaggTTAACTTAGGGAAGTAAATCCTGTGTGAACGCGGGAACGTGATGAATCACCATATGGAAAACAAATAGAGCGCATTGTAGGACCCAGATTATTTGATTCTGATAAAAGTAGTATTAGAAAACCAAAAGTAGAACTGAATTGTCGTTATTGCATTAAGATATGAGAGGTGCCGAAGAGGTATTTAAGCTCAAAGTTATGCTTGGAACTTAAGTCTCAACAGTACCTCTTCCATCACGTATTCGACGTTTTATGAGGCGTCCATCTCCAAGCACATCCCGCACCTGCGTCAACAATATCCTCATTTAGATTCTTCATAGCCAAAAACTGTGAAAGATAAATTGAGCAGACAACTTCTTTGCTCTTCCATAAATTGTAAATTGTACTGAACTTAAAAAGTCAGGCCCCAAAATAGTAAGCAAATGCATAGAAAACGCCCTTGAAGTTTCTTCTGACATTCTCATATCTCAAAATGACAATCATTCAATCAGTCATGCTTCAATCCAATTAGTTTGGGGGCCATATGAATTTATATATTCATTCCCGCATTTCATTCCGACGCATTTCATTCCATTCCTAAATAATTTGTCTTACTCGGAAAATTAGGAGTTCTCTAATACTAAAGGTCCCGTAAATCCCTCACGTATACCCTAGCGATAAATAAGTTTCCAACTAGACTAAAAAGACTCCTGACAAACATCGACCTAATGTAAGTGTAACAATAACAACTAATTCTAAAGCCCGACTAGTCGATATCACCTATAATGGATTCCTTTGCTTCTATTTGTTCTGTTCTTAGCTATGTGTAAGTCTTCGAGACGACTTCTTTCCATATGGTTCTAGGTCTACTTTATCCTTTTTAAGCATTTTCAGATCATTATTGTTCAATATGACTAATAAAGAAATGGaccttgggcctaactcaaccccaaaagaaagcttttggggttgaattAGGcccaaaattcatttctttatcAATGACCTCAATGTATATTTCTCTTATTAACTTTGTCCATCATTCTAGAAGTGATTCACTACCTCCAACGAGGCCCAAAAATCCGAAACAAATATGAAAAACCAAATTCACACCTTTTGGGGTTGACTTGGGCCCAAGATTCATTTCTTTATCAATGACCTAGGCCCTATGTATATTTCTCTTATTAGCTTTTTCCATCATTCTAGAAGTGATTCACTACCTCCAACGAGGcccaaaaatctgaaaaaaatatgagaaaccaAATTCACACCTCAGGATATAACATATGCTTTGAAGAAGCATGTTCCTTTCTTTTGGTCTCAGGCATATAAGCTTAACCTCAGTGAGACACCGAGGcagttgcatatatatatttatgcttgtACAGATGTTCACATTATCCTTATGAATGTGGAATGCTAGTACTAGAAATCAAAGATAAAGTCCATATAACACAGCAAAGACCTTGTTTCATCTACGATAAtgtgaatcaaagttgaagattaagaatactaaaaaaaaaaaaacataaaagaatatTTCCTGCAATAGAAAGAAGCACTCCCGGAATCAAGATTTACAGCATCTACCTGAATAAAATGAACAAGTTCCACCTCAAAATGAACTTCATCAACACCTTCTACCACAGGCATTAAGGCAGATTCTGTATAATATTGGCTTTTAACATAAATGACTGCTTTCTCTCCACGTGGCATGGTTGATATTCCCAGTTCGAGACCTTTGGGTACCTAGAGTCGGTGAAAACAGAGCCCAAGATTAGATACATTGTAGTCAAGATAAAAGGAAATTCAAACCTTGGATTCCTGGACAGCAAGACTAAGGAGCTTGGTATCCAACTCAATTAAATGAATCTCCGAAactagtactccctctgtcccaatttttATGTGGTGGTGTTTGACTAGCacaaaatttaaggaaaaaaaggaagactGGTACGCAAGGGGAATTATTAAATATTGGAGCAAACACCTGCGATCAAGAAGGCATAGAAAATTTTTAGACAAATTAATGGAAATCATTGCCGAACCTCAGATTTACCAAATGTGAAGAAATATGGTTCATCCTGAGTCCGTGATAGAATCACTTTGCCATCCCCTGCCTTCGCCGAAATCCTAGAATAAATCATAATTCAGATTATACGGATTTGTTGGGACACTTACAGACTCACATATCTACAACTACCAATGCAgcatccataggagctagcagccTCAGGAGAAAGAAGGGTTTCTATACCAAGCTTTTACTTCATAAGGTTCCCGAGGTGTTTCCCAGCTTTGCCCTTCTTCGATAACCTGTTTAACATCCCAAAACAATCATTTCACTTATTAGTTATTACATACAATACACTTAAGTCCAATATGCCATTTTGAAACCACATATGCTATAAAAATTCTCGTTCATGTTGTTGTGTTATATGCTTGAAAATTGCAAGCTAACAATATTTCTTCTTATTACACTGATTACCAAATAAAAACACCAGATAGTGACAAGACACAGATGCACATACTCAACACACATTTTACTCAAGTGTTCAAATAGGTTACTGAGGGTGTGAAGATAGAAGAAGGAAAATTACTGTTAAGCAGCAAGCTTTATACCTTCTTTAGGACTCCCAAATCATCAGTGATCAcctgagaaagaaaaagataaatccCTGAGATACATCCTACCATAAATGGAACTACCAAAAAGTTTTCGTTTAAAAGGGAGGAAAATAAAGTAAGAATTCAATGGTCTGAGAGAAAAGCTTTCGCACAACTTCAGGAAATCTAGTACTGATCtgttaaagggaaaaaaataacaaaacaaacTATAAAGAACTagaaaataggaaaagaaaCTAAAATGATAGAAACTTCCTTAAATGATTGCTACTTCTTCTAAGTAGAACATTTCCTTTTGCAGTACCACCACTCTTCTAATAGCAATTTGCAACAATCAGATGGAGTAAAAAAGAGAGAAGTACCatacaaaacaacaactacgcCTCAATCCCAATCAAGTTGcggtcggctatatgaatccctagttcttcattttatatcatcatcatatcaaacaagGGACAACATAAGTGATATCAGAGGTGCCATAGTCAGGAAAAAGTAGCAGGACATACAGATCCAACAAAGCAATGAAGGCACTAATTCATATGAGTACATGACAGAAAGCACCAAGGAACAAGAGGGAGCAGATTGATCTGTATTGCAACTTTCATTTCATTGGCACTAAAAAGGATGTAGGAGAATTCTTGCCTTCACTTTGGAGAATTCAATCAACTCAATCTCAAAATGAAGCTCAGAATCCTTAGGAAAGTTATCTGGGACAGCAACTGGACAATCCTTCTCTCCATAGTGCATTTCAGGTTTCATTTTGAACTGAGATTAAATTAGCCAACAAAAAGTGAGCTACAAATATGATCATTCATTTCATCCAAATAAAGATGtaagaacaaagaaaaatcaCTTCACAAGCTCATATTAAGGGGCATATATAAAGCAGGTTGAATTAGTAATTGTATTTAACTTTATCGATTTTATCCCTTCTAACAGTGTCCAAAAATTGGAGACGTGTCATATTCTGACGAGGTTACTAAAAAGTAGATTTAACTGCTGGAGACAATGTATTAAAAAGTAGATTTAACTGCCGGAGACAATGTGCTTGTCATGAAACTAATCAGAAAATTACTggagaaattaaagaaaaattcaCAATTTTGAGATAATTTAGCTGAGAAATACAGAATGCTATGATTTCTTTACTTTTGACGGACTTTAAATAGACAGATTTGCATCGCAATAGctaaattcaaatttaaaagtTCAAAATGATATACCACTGCAACTTCACCCTTCAACATTGTAGGAATCCCCTCCAGCAATCCTAAAATGATCTTGCTTTTCCCCAAAACATGCCTTATTGGGGTACCCTTGCCTGAGtaataaaaatgtaaaagaGAAAAGATTTCAATGCAATAAGGCAAGATACGCATACTCCAAATTACAGAGTTCAAGTTCAGtaaatttaagaaagagtaAAACTAAAAGGTAGTGCAACCATCCAAGAATGAGAGTTATATGACGAAATCAAAATGTAGAGGtggaaaatatttaattcataaATCAAGTCATCATATAGTTATATGTGCACTAAACTATAAATCAGTATTCCGTACCCCGAACAAGAATAGAGAACTAACAGCTTGTCAGTAAAGTTATTTGCCAGTAAGAACTATAGCTTCTGAAAGGTTCCACATATCAATCCTACCTCCAAACTCCGACCGTGTCGATTCAACTGTAACTCCATCCAGCGTTCTAACTGTACAATGATATATTACCTATACAAATTCATCGAAAACAAAATGAGCAACCAATACTTTTTCCTAcctaaaattcatggaaatcGACGTTTGTATCAATatgaatcatcatcatcatcacaaaCACATAATTCAGAAACCTTTAAGTGTAAGAGTGTACCTGATTACCCTCAGCAGGTCTTGATTCACCACCACCAGGTCTCACCACAGCTTTCATCAAACTTCCAGGAACAATCTTTTTTCTTCTGCATACAAGTCATCATTGAACAAAATGTGAATAACAGCTAAAAAACTTCattaaaacacttttttttctcATTAGTCCATGAATAAAGTGAACTGGGTCAATTCTTAAGAGAATAAAGATTTGATCTTTTGTCATCCTttgtgcactaagctcccggtATGCGAGGGATCCAAGGAAGGTCCGGACCACAAGGGTGCGTACAATAGACCATGTGTGCAGCCCGTTCCCGGACCCCACCAGTAGCAGCAActtaggccccgtttggacatggtttgaaacctggtttcaaaccatgtttggacatacaatttggatattttaagttatattttctcttatagacataaaaacccacaaattgtgaaaactatcaaaacattctcaattcttatacaatcttaccaaatgagcaaatcatagtttataacaaaattagtacactactagaaggcttttctaaaaaatgcaacatcaattaatcaaactttacttcaataaaatcgaaaatttaacatgaatagtaatgtaactactatttaatataatcttcccacataaattaaaagttggtagacataaataaagattggtggaagttaatgagattggtaaatgattgatgggggtaattgttaaaaatatttaccaacttatgggtctttttttacaaaatattaacttatgggttaaattttgtatttaaaaaagttgaaaccatggtttcaaaccccaaaccatgctttttggatgatttgggttcaaaccatggtttcaaaccatgactGAAAATTGATGACCAAAcgctggtttgaaaccatggtttgaaaattgAGCACACAAAGTGtttcaagaaagaaaatgatgaCCAGCTAAAAAGCacacttcttttcataaattcataaataaaatgaactgATCAATTCTTAATAGAACAAAGATTTGACCTTTTTTCATCCTCAGTCTCTGGTTTCTTCTTTTCTGGTTGCTTAACTTGTTGCTCATGATCATCATCATTTACTACTGCCATTTTCCTCTAGCTACTGCAAATAGTCATAATTCATAGCAAGAACATATTTTTATAATCAGAACACTAATTAAGATCAaatgataaataaaaaaaacataaccCCACTTAataaaaacatacaaaaatcaagaatttgaagGATTACTTAAATAGGGTATGTAAAATTGGAGTAAAAGATTGAAGAAATTTATCCAAAAATGTCtgtttgattttcttgaacacCAACTAATCACTGACAGACtatcaaaattccaactttttGCTCTAAGTAGTGACAAAATTTAGCTGTAACAACTAACAATACATACCAAGAACATATTTTTATAATCAGAACACTAGttaagatcaaataatgaacaAAAACACATAACCCCACTTAATAAAAACAgacaaaaatcaagaatttgaagGATTACCTTTATTGGTATGTAAAATTGAAGTAAAAGATTGAAGAAATTTATCAAGAATGGCTAGAAATCAAATGGGTACTTGTTATTATGGTGATGGGATTTGatgtttgattttcttgtttacCAACTAATCACTGACAGAGTATTAAAATTCCAACTTTTAGCTCTGACTCTTGAGTAGTGACAAAATTTAGCTGAAAATTTCGGTTAGATAATTACACGGTTAGCCCTTTGAAGGGTgaaatttaaagaccagcacaaaatagggacataagtgcaaatgaccccggTCAAGTAATTGTACGGTTAGCTCTTTAAATGgattggcctttaatttttggccatcaaaattgaacttatgccTAAAAGGGATATAAGCTACGcatcataatatatttttttgtgcggaatgtccttcaaaggcactggtctttaattattacccctcaaatttgaaatccttaatttttgcccttcgcttaaaaatcaatgggttccaggttcgaactcCTGCTCagtcaaatatttaaaaaaaaaaaaatcgcaaggcagaagttgtagcaaaattaggcctcttcgggcaaagttaggcctattcggtCAAAGTTAGGCCTGTTCAGGCagaagtttgccttaaggcctaacttttgcccgaataggcctaattttgggcaaaagttaggccttaaggcagaggttttcaaaattccaataaagtgaaaaaaaaaaatcctgaaggcaaacctctgccttaaggcaaatttTTGCCTTATGaatgaaggcaaaactctatcTTGTGAATTCAAATTctaccttgcaatttttttttaaatttttgactgagcagggATTCAAACCCGAAATCAAAGaatttttagcgaaggacaaaaattaaagaccggtgcctttgaagggaaatcgtgcaaatgacccatcaTAATATTCATAAGTTATGCTTGTGCTCTTAAAAAACTTTTGACCCGCTAGTCATAAGTTGgattttgaaggataaaaattaaagaccaacccatttgaagggaaaaaaataaaagaccaaCACAAATACATAAGTGCAATTGACCCCTTGAACAAAGATTGGGCTGGAGCAAGGAATATAGTGGGCTGCTACATTTTAACCAACCATAATCTGCTGGACCAAAAATGTTACAAGTATCTCCCT contains:
- the LOC132058878 gene encoding peptidyl-prolyl cis-trans isomerase PASTICCINO1, translating into MAVVNDDDHEQQVKQPEKKKPETEDEKRRKKIVPGSLMKAVVRPGGGESRPAEGNQVIYHCTVRTLDGVTVESTRSEFGGKGTPIRHVLGKSKIILGLLEGIPTMLKGEVAVFKMKPEMHYGEKDCPVAVPDNFPKDSELHFEIELIEFSKVKVITDDLGVLKKVIEEGQSWETPREPYEVKAWISAKAGDGKVILSRTQDEPYFFTFGKSEVPKGLELGISTMPRGEKAVIYVKSQYYTESALMPVVEGVDEVHFEVELVHFIQVRDVLGDGRLIKRRIRDGRGEFPMDCPLQDSLLRVHYKGFLLNEEKTVFCDTKIDNNGQPLEFSSGEGLVPQGFEMSVRLMLPGEVSLVTCPPDYAYDKFERPANVPEGAYVQWEIELLDFNTPKDWTGFSFREIMDDVEKIKGTGNRLFKEGKFELAKAKYDKVLREFNHVHPQDDEEGKEFANTRNLLHLNVAACLLKLGEHKKSIEACNKVLDANPVHVKALYRRGMAYMASGDFEEARADFNKMMSIDKSSEASAKAALLKLKKEEQDVERKVRRQFKGLFDKRPGEISEVGTNDRGDDEVTGEKLDKDDLDNLDDHEERTHQTTAPPPRSGIFAQLRKLFTSVGLNRCTIL